One region of Candidatus Hydrogenedentota bacterium genomic DNA includes:
- a CDS encoding agmatine deiminase family protein, with the protein MPAEWEPHAATLLAWPANTSDWPGKFQPIPWVFAEIARHMLPGERICLAVQSAAQEARARRVLKRAGADSTAITFVQTPLDRGWMRDISPCFVLCPERGLTAVRFGFNGWAKYDNFARDAAWAGHIARLLGMHTVDATSPSRADSKPGGGDAASMRVVLEGGAIDGNGRGSLLTTEECLLDPRAQVRNPGFSRANYEDVFRRCLGVTNVIWLGAGIAGDDTHGHVDDLCRFV; encoded by the coding sequence ATGCCGGCGGAGTGGGAGCCTCACGCGGCGACGCTGCTCGCGTGGCCCGCGAATACCAGCGACTGGCCCGGCAAGTTCCAGCCAATCCCCTGGGTCTTCGCCGAAATCGCGCGTCACATGCTGCCGGGTGAACGCATCTGCCTCGCCGTGCAGTCGGCGGCGCAAGAGGCGCGCGCGCGGCGTGTCCTGAAACGCGCGGGCGCGGACAGCACGGCCATCACATTTGTGCAGACACCGCTCGACCGCGGCTGGATGCGCGACATCTCGCCGTGTTTCGTGCTTTGTCCCGAGAGGGGCCTGACTGCGGTGCGCTTCGGTTTCAACGGCTGGGCCAAGTACGACAATTTCGCGCGCGATGCCGCGTGGGCCGGGCACATTGCGCGTTTGCTGGGAATGCACACGGTAGACGCGACGTCCCCGTCGCGTGCGGATTCAAAACCAGGCGGCGGGGACGCCGCCTCCATGCGCGTAGTCCTCGAAGGCGGCGCCATCGACGGCAACGGCCGCGGCTCGCTGCTGACTACGGAAGAATGCCTGCTCGACCCGCGCGCGCAGGTGCGAAACCCCGGTTTCAGCCGCGCGAATTACGAAGACGTATTCCGCCGCTGTCTGGGCGTGACAAATGTGATTTGGCTGGGCGCGGGCATTGCGGGCGACGACACGCACGGCCACGTCGATGACCTATGCCGCTTCGTGA
- a CDS encoding carbon-nitrogen hydrolase: protein MTATASRAKIGLVQMSMGRDAAANMRGAAEQVRAAAAAGAQVVCLPELYRSQYFCQKEDTRTFDLAEPFPGPSTVLFQELAAELRVVVVVPFFEKRAAGVYHNSAAVIDADGAVPGLYRKMHIPDDPAYYEKYYFAPGDLGFRVFDTAYGRIGVLICWDQWYPEGARLMALRGASILFFPTAIGWHPHEKARYGAAQRDAWITVQRGHAIANGVYVAAVNRVGLERPAPESAGIEFWGSSFVADPQGVMLAQASEDREEVLIAEADFAHIETIRRNWPFLRDRRIDAYQGLDQRFLEDS, encoded by the coding sequence ATGACGGCGACGGCATCGCGCGCCAAGATCGGCCTGGTCCAGATGTCGATGGGCCGCGACGCCGCGGCCAACATGCGCGGAGCGGCGGAACAGGTGCGCGCCGCGGCCGCCGCGGGCGCGCAGGTCGTTTGCCTGCCCGAGTTGTACCGCTCGCAATATTTCTGCCAGAAAGAAGACACGCGCACATTCGACCTTGCGGAACCTTTCCCGGGCCCGTCCACGGTTCTGTTCCAGGAGCTCGCCGCGGAATTGCGCGTTGTCGTGGTCGTGCCCTTCTTCGAGAAGCGCGCGGCCGGCGTGTATCACAACAGCGCGGCCGTCATCGACGCGGACGGCGCCGTGCCCGGCCTGTACCGCAAGATGCACATCCCGGACGATCCCGCGTACTACGAGAAGTACTATTTCGCGCCGGGCGACCTCGGGTTTCGCGTCTTTGACACGGCATACGGCCGTATCGGCGTCCTCATCTGCTGGGACCAGTGGTACCCGGAGGGCGCGCGGCTCATGGCCCTGCGGGGCGCATCCATCCTGTTCTTTCCCACCGCCATAGGCTGGCACCCGCACGAGAAGGCGCGCTACGGCGCGGCACAGCGCGACGCCTGGATCACGGTGCAGCGCGGCCACGCCATCGCAAACGGCGTCTACGTCGCGGCGGTGAACCGCGTCGGCCTCGAGCGGCCCGCGCCGGAGTCCGCCGGCATCGAGTTCTGGGGCTCGTCTTTCGTCGCGGACCCGCAAGGCGTCATGCTGGCCCAGGCGTCGGAGGACCGCGAGGAAGTCCTCATCGCCGAAGCCGATTTCGCGCACATCGAAACCATCCGCCGCAATTGGCCCTTCCTGCGTGACCGGCGCATCGACGCGTATCAGGGGCTCGACCAGCGTTTCCTCGAGGATTCGTGA
- the proB gene encoding glutamate 5-kinase — protein sequence MRLRSYHRVCHTLGQTPRRLCRLASRQKHVSLPRDTAWASCLWPRERGKLCILGATPGNAVVKFDPDKIETLVVKIGTQLLSGRKAFEGMVMEAVVKEIAALKRQHDLNVLIVSSGAIGCGMNALGLKKRPADLRHKQAVAAVGQATLMHYYETLLQTYGDGLRSAQVLLTSSDLDKRQSYLNVRNTLNTLFSLKTVVPIVNENDSTAVEELRFGDNDTLSAKIAAKINAGLLIILSDVDGLYDHNPAQFPGAKIIPYVENITEEIEAGAGGAGSIASTGGMKTKIEAARIASVAGVPVVIANGYIEGIIHSVLGGTAPCTVFAPARETLSHRKRWIAFGRVTQGRLVIDDGARKALTKQGKSLLPAGIVEVQGEFDVGAAVLVSDTAGQHLARGLVSYSSRDIGRIRGRKSSEIEGILGHKDFDEVIHRDNLVLLHNATGGSAEKP from the coding sequence ATGAGACTTCGCTCGTACCATCGAGTATGTCATACCTTGGGGCAAACGCCAAGACGCTTATGCCGCCTCGCATCCAGGCAGAAGCACGTATCCTTGCCGCGTGACACGGCATGGGCCAGTTGTCTTTGGCCAAGGGAGCGCGGTAAGCTGTGCATTCTTGGGGCAACACCTGGAAACGCGGTCGTGAAGTTCGATCCGGACAAGATAGAGACGCTGGTCGTGAAGATCGGCACGCAACTGCTCAGCGGACGCAAGGCGTTCGAGGGCATGGTCATGGAAGCGGTGGTCAAGGAGATCGCCGCGCTCAAGCGGCAGCACGACCTGAACGTGCTGATCGTAAGTTCGGGCGCCATCGGCTGCGGCATGAACGCGCTGGGGCTGAAGAAACGCCCCGCGGACCTGCGCCACAAACAGGCGGTCGCGGCGGTAGGCCAGGCCACGCTCATGCACTACTACGAAACGCTGCTGCAGACCTACGGCGACGGCCTGCGCAGCGCACAGGTGCTGTTGACGTCATCCGACCTGGACAAGCGCCAGAGCTACCTCAACGTGCGCAACACGCTGAACACGCTGTTCAGCCTGAAGACGGTCGTGCCGATCGTGAACGAGAACGACTCGACCGCGGTCGAGGAATTGCGCTTCGGTGACAACGACACGCTGTCCGCCAAGATCGCCGCGAAAATCAACGCCGGCCTGCTCATCATCCTGAGCGACGTGGACGGGCTGTACGACCACAACCCGGCGCAGTTTCCCGGCGCGAAGATTATCCCCTACGTCGAAAACATTACGGAAGAGATCGAAGCCGGCGCGGGCGGCGCGGGCAGCATCGCCTCGACCGGCGGCATGAAAACGAAGATCGAAGCGGCGCGGATCGCGTCTGTCGCGGGCGTGCCGGTCGTCATCGCGAACGGGTACATCGAAGGCATCATCCACAGCGTGCTTGGAGGCACGGCGCCGTGCACCGTCTTCGCGCCTGCGCGGGAGACGCTCTCGCACCGGAAGCGCTGGATTGCGTTTGGGCGCGTGACGCAGGGGCGGCTGGTCATCGACGATGGCGCGCGCAAGGCGCTGACGAAACAGGGCAAGAGCCTGCTGCCCGCGGGCATTGTCGAGGTGCAGGGCGAATTCGACGTCGGCGCGGCGGTGCTCGTCAGCGACACGGCCGGCCAGCATCTCGCGCGCGGCCTCGTAAGTTATTCGAGCCGCGACATCGGGCGGATTCGCGGCCGGAAGAGCTCCGAAATCGAGGGGATTCTGGGCCATAAGGACTTCGACGAGGTCATCCATCGCGACAATCTGGTGCTGCTGCACAACGCAACCGGCGGGAGCGCGGAAAAACCATGA
- a CDS encoding adenosylhomocysteinase: protein MAVVTKGIPAIEANLPFKVADLGLAEWGRKEIIIAEKEMPGLMAVRAKYAKTKPLAGARVMGSLHMTIQTAVLIETLQALGAQVRWASCNIFSTQDWAAAAIAQAGTPVFAWKGETLEEYWWCTYQAMCFPDGGMPNMIVDDGGDATLLIHRGYELEEHFNKTGELPPVCRDNKEVQIVDTLLHTVHASDPDHWHRAVAGWIGVSEETTTGVHRLYQMMAEGRLYTRAMNVNDSVTKSKFDNLYGCRESLGDGIKRATDVMVAGKVVVVAGYGDVGKGCAQAMRGLGARVIITEIDPICALQAAMEGYQVMRMVDAAPIGDIFVTATGCCDVITGEHMKLMKDQAILCNIGHFDAEIEMAWLESQPDIREENIKPQVDKFLFPDGKALIVLARGRLVNLGCATGHPSFVMSNSFANQVLAQIALYAESDKYEVGKVYTLPKKLDEEVARLHLGKLNVDLDTLTGKQAKYLGVPPDGPFKPEWYRY, encoded by the coding sequence ATGGCCGTTGTAACGAAGGGAATCCCCGCTATCGAGGCGAATCTGCCATTCAAGGTGGCGGACTTGGGCTTGGCGGAGTGGGGCCGGAAAGAGATTATCATCGCCGAGAAAGAGATGCCCGGCCTGATGGCGGTGCGCGCGAAATACGCGAAGACCAAGCCGCTCGCGGGTGCGCGGGTCATGGGTTCGCTGCACATGACGATCCAGACCGCGGTGCTTATCGAGACGTTGCAGGCGTTGGGCGCGCAGGTGCGCTGGGCCAGCTGCAACATCTTCTCGACGCAGGACTGGGCCGCGGCGGCGATCGCGCAAGCGGGCACGCCGGTTTTCGCGTGGAAGGGCGAGACGCTCGAAGAATACTGGTGGTGCACGTATCAGGCGATGTGTTTCCCGGATGGCGGGATGCCAAACATGATTGTGGACGACGGCGGCGACGCGACGCTGCTCATCCACCGCGGCTACGAACTGGAGGAGCACTTCAACAAGACGGGGGAACTGCCGCCCGTCTGCCGCGACAACAAGGAAGTCCAAATCGTCGATACGCTGCTCCACACGGTGCATGCAAGCGACCCGGATCATTGGCATCGCGCGGTCGCGGGCTGGATCGGCGTGTCGGAGGAGACCACGACGGGCGTGCATCGGCTTTACCAGATGATGGCGGAGGGGCGGCTGTATACGCGCGCGATGAACGTGAACGATTCGGTAACGAAATCGAAATTCGACAACCTGTACGGCTGCCGCGAGTCGCTGGGCGACGGAATCAAGCGCGCGACGGACGTTATGGTGGCGGGCAAGGTAGTCGTTGTTGCGGGCTATGGCGACGTGGGCAAGGGCTGCGCGCAGGCGATGCGCGGACTCGGCGCGCGCGTCATCATCACGGAAATCGACCCGATCTGCGCGCTTCAGGCGGCGATGGAAGGCTACCAGGTGATGCGCATGGTCGACGCCGCGCCCATCGGCGATATCTTCGTCACTGCCACGGGCTGTTGCGACGTAATCACGGGCGAGCACATGAAGCTGATGAAAGATCAGGCGATTCTGTGCAACATCGGCCATTTCGACGCCGAAATCGAGATGGCGTGGCTCGAGTCGCAGCCGGATATCCGCGAGGAGAACATCAAGCCGCAGGTGGACAAGTTCCTCTTTCCCGACGGCAAGGCCCTGATCGTGCTGGCGCGCGGACGCCTCGTGAACCTGGGCTGCGCGACGGGGCACCCCTCTTTCGTGATGTCCAATTCCTTTGCCAATCAGGTGCTGGCCCAGATTGCCCTCTACGCCGAATCGGACAAGTATGAAGTGGGCAAGGTCTATACGCTGCCGAAGAAACTGGACGAGGAGGTGGCGCGGCTGCATCTGGGCAAACTCAACGTTGACCTGGACACGCTGACCGGGAAGCAAGCCAAGTATCTCGGCGTGCCGCCGGACGGACCCTTCAAGCCGGAGTGGTACCGGTATTAG
- a CDS encoding type IV pilus twitching motility protein PilT, which yields MAEMDRYFKLMVEHNTSDLHLCTGCRPMFRKDGSIVPLKTAEPLTNDQVSSLLFEVMPEKNKEEFRKTNDTDFAYELAGVGRYRMNIFRDNKGIGGVARLIPSEVLTLDQLKAPEVLKKFCQLSKGLVLVTGPTGSGKSTTLAAMLDHINKTRNDHVITIEDPIEFVHRNQRCLINQREVGVHTDSFKRALRAALREDPDIVLVGEMRDLETTHIAIETAETGHLVFGTLHTTTAISTVDRLIDQFPPEQQQQIRLMLANTLKGVVAQNLLKKKGGGRVAALEILFVNAAVASLIREAKSAQIMSIMQTSKKEGMTLLNEELRRLVKEDIVEPEEAYRKAVDKDGLLKLLQSDNIKFQAPQED from the coding sequence ATGGCGGAAATGGACCGGTATTTCAAGCTGATGGTGGAGCACAACACGTCGGACCTGCACCTGTGCACGGGGTGCCGGCCCATGTTTCGCAAGGACGGTTCTATCGTGCCGCTCAAGACGGCGGAACCGCTCACCAACGACCAGGTGTCCAGCCTCTTGTTCGAGGTGATGCCGGAGAAGAACAAGGAGGAGTTCCGGAAGACAAACGACACGGACTTCGCCTATGAATTGGCCGGCGTGGGCCGGTACCGCATGAATATCTTTCGCGACAACAAGGGGATCGGCGGCGTGGCGCGGCTGATCCCGTCCGAAGTGCTCACGCTTGACCAACTGAAGGCGCCGGAGGTTCTCAAGAAATTCTGTCAGCTCAGCAAGGGGCTTGTGCTCGTGACCGGTCCAACGGGCAGCGGCAAATCGACGACGCTCGCGGCCATGCTCGACCACATAAACAAGACACGCAACGACCACGTTATCACTATTGAGGACCCGATCGAGTTCGTGCACCGGAACCAGCGGTGTCTGATTAATCAGCGGGAAGTCGGGGTGCACACGGACAGTTTTAAGCGGGCGCTGCGCGCCGCGTTGCGGGAAGACCCCGATATCGTGCTGGTGGGCGAGATGCGCGACCTCGAAACGACCCATATCGCCATCGAAACCGCCGAGACGGGCCACCTTGTCTTTGGGACGCTGCACACCACGACAGCTATCTCGACGGTGGACCGCTTGATCGACCAGTTCCCGCCCGAGCAGCAGCAGCAAATCCGGCTGATGCTCGCAAACACCTTGAAAGGCGTCGTGGCCCAGAACCTGCTCAAGAAGAAGGGGGGGGGCCGCGTGGCCGCCCTCGAAATCCTCTTTGTGAACGCCGCGGTCGCCTCGCTCATCCGGGAGGCCAAGAGCGCACAGATCATGAGCATCATGCAGACCTCAAAGAAGGAGGGGATGACCCTGCTCAATGAGGAACTCCGGCGTCTGGTCAAAGAGGATATTGTCGAACCGGAAGAAGCGTATCGCAAGGCGGTGGACAAGGACGGCCTCCTGAAGCTGCTCCAATCGGACAATATCAAGTTCCAGGCGCCGCAGGAGGACTAG
- a CDS encoding cyclic nucleotide-binding domain-containing protein, producing the protein MLRWTKSAKPEGVANPSASAPPRPAVEARPGPPVQPDGLPSRRSLAEVLLEAGKVGREPLDRALKVQAETGEFLGEILVREGILDERSLTSFLAKYCKIPHLSLLDYLIDQEVVRILPREVCLQYRVLPIDKLGQNLTVAMVNPLNAEALDKVRELCPDLRIKPILCAYQHFVMVTQRLFQGKESGGPIELTASSLGLCIERTAPGSAAEVSASVAAPTTVPPVETVEEEIPEAVEILAEAAERPFDHDAVIAGAFPAGAAPPAVEAASEPVLPPQPEAVPEEATGIMQELASVMMDSMRDTYSMLARRVDLFRGVAPEDVATIFARGMTEEYEAGHVLFRKGDPGDKLYIILGGSVEVFDEDRVIAVLSRGEMVGEMALLSKAPRSAGVRVRETTSLLALSDEIIWSVMPREVSMRLLINIVATLSDRLRRANQR; encoded by the coding sequence ATGCTGCGTTGGACCAAGAGCGCCAAGCCGGAAGGCGTCGCAAACCCGTCGGCCTCCGCGCCGCCGCGCCCGGCCGTTGAGGCAAGGCCCGGGCCGCCGGTGCAGCCCGACGGGTTACCGTCCCGGCGGAGTCTGGCGGAGGTCTTGCTTGAGGCGGGCAAGGTCGGCCGTGAACCCCTGGACCGCGCTCTCAAGGTACAGGCGGAAACGGGTGAGTTTCTGGGCGAAATCCTGGTTCGCGAAGGCATCCTCGATGAACGCTCCTTGACGTCGTTTCTCGCCAAGTACTGCAAGATTCCCCATCTGAGCCTGCTGGACTACCTGATTGACCAGGAGGTCGTCCGGATTTTGCCGAGAGAGGTCTGCCTGCAGTATCGCGTGCTGCCCATCGACAAGCTGGGCCAGAACCTCACCGTCGCCATGGTGAATCCGCTGAACGCGGAGGCGCTCGACAAGGTGCGTGAGCTATGCCCTGACCTGCGGATCAAACCCATTCTCTGCGCGTACCAGCATTTTGTGATGGTCACGCAGAGGCTGTTTCAGGGAAAAGAGTCCGGCGGACCGATCGAATTGACGGCGTCGAGTCTGGGCCTTTGCATTGAGCGTACGGCGCCAGGTTCGGCCGCGGAGGTTTCAGCCTCCGTGGCCGCGCCCACAACTGTCCCGCCCGTCGAAACGGTGGAGGAAGAAATCCCCGAGGCCGTCGAGATACTTGCGGAAGCGGCCGAACGGCCCTTCGACCACGACGCGGTCATCGCCGGTGCGTTTCCGGCAGGGGCGGCCCCACCCGCCGTGGAAGCCGCCTCGGAGCCGGTTTTACCACCGCAGCCGGAGGCGGTGCCCGAAGAAGCGACGGGCATCATGCAGGAACTGGCCAGCGTCATGATGGACAGCATGCGCGATACGTACAGCATGCTCGCCCGTCGCGTGGACCTGTTCCGCGGCGTAGCGCCCGAAGACGTGGCTACGATCTTCGCCAGGGGCATGACCGAAGAGTATGAAGCGGGTCATGTGCTGTTCCGCAAAGGCGACCCGGGCGACAAACTGTACATTATTTTAGGCGGCAGTGTGGAAGTCTTTGACGAAGACCGCGTGATAGCCGTGCTCAGCCGGGGCGAAATGGTGGGCGAAATGGCTTTGCTGAGCAAGGCGCCCCGCAGCGCGGGCGTTCGCGTGCGGGAGACTACCAGCCTGCTTGCGCTGAGCGACGAAATCATCTGGAGCGTGATGCCGCGGGAAGTGTCCATGCGACTCCTCATCAATATCGTGGCAACGCTTAGCGACCGTCTGCGCCGCGCCAATCAACGCTGA
- a CDS encoding TRAP transporter large permease subunit, translating into MDHQNIALLVFVAAYLLFVFLPRFRSLVAVVAAGILVAAGVLSPRETLTAVNWNVMGIFVGTLIAADVFIESRFPAWFAEVIVNRARNTAWALLFICMMTGVISAFVENVATVLIVAPIALSLAQKLRLDPKSIMIAIAISSNLQGTATLIGDPPSMILGGYAKMTFMDFFVYQGKPSIFFAVELGAITSFFVLFFIFRRLTQKPELEPVEQVRSWLPPVLLIALIAALAVSSFFDTGFSFLAGVICMVFGVFMLLWQTRLSGAHTFATLRKLDWDTTFFLMAIFIIVESLTVTGWIDSISNAFSGLTGGNALLGYAGLVVFAILVSAFVDNVPFLAAMLPVAQNMAQSLGVAPSLLLFGLLIGASLGGNITPIGASANIVACGLSRQAGHPVTFREFARISVPFTIAAVVPAALLVWYIWR; encoded by the coding sequence ATGGACCATCAAAACATCGCCCTGCTGGTATTTGTCGCGGCCTACCTCCTGTTCGTCTTTCTGCCCCGCTTTCGCAGCCTGGTGGCGGTGGTGGCCGCGGGCATACTGGTGGCGGCGGGCGTCCTTTCGCCCCGCGAGACCCTGACCGCCGTCAATTGGAACGTCATGGGCATCTTTGTGGGCACGCTCATCGCGGCGGACGTATTCATTGAGAGCCGGTTCCCCGCCTGGTTCGCGGAAGTAATCGTGAATCGCGCCCGGAACACCGCCTGGGCGCTCTTGTTCATCTGCATGATGACGGGCGTCATTTCGGCCTTCGTCGAGAACGTGGCCACGGTGCTCATCGTGGCGCCGATCGCTCTGTCGCTGGCCCAGAAACTTCGCCTGGACCCGAAAAGCATCATGATCGCCATCGCCATCAGCAGCAATCTGCAAGGGACCGCCACCCTGATCGGCGACCCGCCCAGCATGATCCTGGGCGGCTACGCGAAGATGACCTTCATGGACTTCTTTGTCTATCAGGGGAAACCGAGTATCTTCTTCGCGGTCGAACTCGGCGCTATCACGTCCTTCTTCGTGCTCTTCTTCATCTTCCGCCGGCTGACCCAGAAACCGGAATTGGAGCCGGTCGAGCAGGTGCGCTCCTGGCTGCCGCCCGTGCTGCTCATCGCGCTGATCGCCGCGCTCGCCGTGTCATCCTTCTTCGACACGGGATTCTCATTCCTGGCGGGCGTTATCTGCATGGTGTTCGGCGTGTTCATGCTTCTGTGGCAGACACGCCTGAGCGGCGCGCACACCTTTGCCACCTTGCGCAAACTCGACTGGGATACCACCTTCTTTCTCATGGCCATCTTCATCATCGTCGAGAGCCTCACCGTCACGGGCTGGATTGACTCCATCTCGAACGCATTTTCGGGCCTGACCGGCGGCAACGCCCTCCTGGGCTATGCGGGGCTCGTCGTCTTCGCCATCCTTGTGTCCGCATTTGTAGACAATGTGCCGTTCCTGGCGGCCATGCTGCCGGTGGCGCAGAACATGGCGCAGTCGCTGGGAGTCGCGCCCTCGCTGCTTCTTTTCGGCCTGCTCATCGGCGCGAGCCTGGGTGGAAACATCACCCCCATCGGCGCGTCCGCGAACATCGTTGCCTGCGGCCTTTCGAGGCAGGCGGGACACCCCGTGACCTTCCGTGAGTTCGCGAGGATTTCCGTCCCCTTCACCATCGCCGCCGTCGTGCCCGCGGCCCTGCTCGTCTGGTATATCTGGCGATGA
- a CDS encoding DUF502 domain-containing protein, with the protein MKSDSTLQSIRKRLVSGLLVVVPAGITLLILSFFYNVTVGMVVPLAHAFLVDMPYPVVALFSFLVLFLALYLTGMLASLVIGRRLIHLAEWIVDQIPLVKTVYSVSKQVIDLFLNQRPGEGQQVVLVEFPGPGLRAFGFVTGRITGPDGLEYFKVFIPTTPNPTTGFLELVPAATTPVLQISMEEAISLIMSGGFLGPERLTASPPHAGAGHSAAVPALQEDQL; encoded by the coding sequence ATGAAATCGGATAGCACCCTGCAAAGTATTCGCAAGCGGCTCGTCTCCGGCCTCCTCGTCGTGGTGCCCGCGGGCATCACCCTGCTGATACTGTCTTTCTTCTATAATGTAACGGTTGGCATGGTCGTGCCGCTGGCCCATGCCTTTCTCGTGGACATGCCCTACCCGGTGGTAGCGCTCTTCTCGTTTCTGGTGCTGTTCCTCGCATTGTATCTGACCGGCATGCTGGCGTCGCTCGTCATCGGCCGCAGGCTCATTCACCTCGCGGAATGGATCGTGGACCAGATTCCCCTGGTGAAGACGGTGTACTCCGTCTCGAAACAGGTCATCGACCTGTTCTTGAACCAGCGGCCGGGCGAAGGCCAGCAGGTGGTACTGGTCGAATTCCCCGGTCCCGGGTTGCGGGCGTTCGGGTTTGTCACGGGCAGGATTACCGGGCCGGATGGACTCGAATACTTCAAGGTATTCATCCCTACGACGCCCAACCCGACCACGGGCTTTCTGGAACTGGTGCCGGCGGCCACGACGCCTGTGCTCCAAATCTCGATGGAGGAGGCCATCTCTTTGATCATGTCGGGGGGATTTCTGGGGCCGGAACGATTGACCGCCAGCCCGCCGCATGCCGGCGCGGGGCACAGCGCGGCCGTCCCTGCACTTCAGGAAGATCAGTTGTAA
- a CDS encoding PAS domain-containing protein, protein MAEVHQRTLRTILTGTPGLLALKNGQLAYEVANPRFCQFVAKAPAEIVGKTDATLFPKEEAELSAREERTVVETGVARRLEQLLTGAEGPRWFEVSRSPILDDNGTPAGVLVYAQDITLFKKREQALKEGEARLQEVQRQAAEAADRVRQAEENLQTREAELAQAGGELEVLKTQTAECEKQRAALEEQLAVVQDQARKQVSELEAALDRSRTAQQEAAKLAKQLLSKLDTKQEQCGS, encoded by the coding sequence ATGGCTGAAGTGCATCAGCGCACGTTACGCACCATACTGACCGGCACACCCGGCTTATTGGCGCTGAAGAACGGCCAACTCGCCTACGAAGTGGCCAATCCCCGTTTTTGCCAGTTCGTGGCGAAGGCCCCCGCCGAGATCGTTGGTAAGACCGACGCCACGCTTTTCCCCAAGGAAGAAGCGGAACTCTCCGCGCGCGAGGAACGGACGGTCGTTGAAACGGGTGTCGCACGCCGCCTCGAGCAGCTACTGACCGGTGCGGAGGGGCCGCGTTGGTTCGAGGTCTCCCGGTCCCCCATTCTGGACGACAACGGCACCCCGGCTGGCGTTCTTGTCTATGCGCAAGACATCACCTTGTTCAAGAAACGCGAGCAAGCCCTCAAGGAGGGGGAAGCGCGCCTGCAAGAGGTGCAGCGGCAGGCGGCCGAGGCCGCCGACCGGGTGCGTCAAGCCGAGGAGAATTTGCAGACGCGCGAGGCGGAACTGGCGCAAGCCGGGGGCGAGCTGGAGGTGCTGAAGACGCAGACCGCCGAATGCGAAAAACAGCGCGCGGCCCTCGAAGAGCAGCTCGCCGTGGTGCAGGACCAGGCCAGGAAACAGGTCAGTGAACTGGAGGCGGCCCTCGACCGATCCAGGACGGCGCAGCAAGAAGCGGCCAAGCTGGCCAAACAACTGCTAAGCAAACTGGACACGAAGCAAGAGCAATGCGGAAGTTGA